A single window of Desulfovibrio sp. G11 DNA harbors:
- a CDS encoding HD family phosphohydrolase, whose protein sequence is MITQKKTARPASFLALVQALRARHHCGWGLAALILTLLALSLLAGANFEVVPRIYVAGQVADSDVIADRDLLVEDTQATKARRKQVLFLQPPVYDLSLEPYVAFQNRIVEVLRSINNGVDYRTQAGPLQRLADELTPPVADEVLPELAQPQVQEYLLKILLPSIREHMAEGLVGDIRSARVGRSGVIIRNLDNNTEMLRPEISNLPDVQSFLAEISSVIRQVPTLNPQSRRAINILLSATMPASLTLNRESTQKRGNAVMGMVEPVYYQILKGELLLRKGERVSREQQIKLQTLYKSASDPMHWCAAAGTFICALLLAVGFFVAPSGKPGTPLRCKDMLLISLVLLLFSAGAKIVYVLGLRMDSVTFLKTLSLGFPVAGAVGLVAMVFAARRYCTMGLLLSFFTMLMFQEGFYYFLYQFLGGMLATWLVTNAQSRQDVVWSVIPLTIGQSLIWLGTALLSQTVPAELPMQLAAVAINSLLSLILLFAVSPVLELSFGYSTRFRLMELMSLEQPLMQELMVTVPGTYHHSLVVSNMVEAGAKAIGANSLLCKVAALYHDVGKLSYPEYFIENQFGGPNKHDKLAPSMSALILLSHVKKGTELAERYKLGQDIADIISQHHGTRLIRFFYQKALNMGEKPRESDYSYVGPRPQTKEAAILMLADSVEASSRTLTDPTPARIKSHIDTIIKGIFSEGQLDESELTFKDLHYLSENFQRILTGIFHQRIAYPDAKIRDVAKAAGRPEGRAEGKGGQPATSAAAPAGQTRQHSRASADSVASGSLSGGPVAADAGRVAEAPGALPAAAGEHAPGLREAPDAAGMPAAEKPAVTDTTEEDGPVAGISRNGPSGNGTR, encoded by the coding sequence ATGATAACGCAGAAAAAGACGGCCAGACCAGCTAGCTTCCTGGCGCTTGTTCAGGCGCTGAGGGCGCGGCATCATTGTGGATGGGGGCTTGCGGCCCTCATTCTTACTCTTCTGGCTCTTTCGCTTCTGGCGGGAGCCAACTTTGAAGTTGTCCCCAGAATTTATGTGGCCGGTCAGGTGGCGGACTCGGATGTCATTGCCGACCGGGACCTGCTGGTAGAAGATACGCAGGCCACCAAGGCCCGCCGCAAGCAGGTGCTGTTTCTGCAGCCTCCGGTGTACGATCTGAGCCTTGAGCCGTATGTAGCCTTTCAGAACCGTATTGTGGAGGTCCTGCGCAGCATCAATAACGGCGTGGACTACAGGACCCAGGCCGGCCCCCTGCAAAGGCTGGCCGATGAACTGACGCCGCCCGTGGCCGATGAGGTCCTGCCCGAACTGGCGCAGCCGCAGGTGCAGGAATATCTGCTGAAAATCCTGCTGCCCAGTATTCGAGAGCACATGGCCGAAGGGCTTGTGGGCGACATCCGTTCCGCTCGGGTGGGCCGTAGCGGCGTTATCATACGCAATCTTGACAATAACACGGAGATGCTGCGCCCGGAGATTTCCAACCTGCCTGACGTACAGTCTTTTCTTGCAGAAATTTCTTCCGTCATCCGTCAGGTTCCTACCCTGAACCCGCAGTCCCGCAGGGCCATCAATATCCTGCTGTCCGCCACCATGCCCGCCTCGCTCACGCTTAACCGCGAATCTACGCAAAAGCGCGGCAACGCCGTTATGGGAATGGTGGAACCCGTGTACTACCAGATTCTCAAGGGTGAACTGCTGCTGCGCAAGGGCGAGCGCGTAAGCCGCGAACAGCAGATAAAGCTGCAGACCCTGTACAAATCAGCTTCAGATCCCATGCACTGGTGCGCGGCCGCGGGGACGTTTATTTGCGCCCTGCTGCTGGCGGTGGGCTTTTTTGTGGCTCCCAGCGGCAAGCCCGGCACACCGCTACGCTGCAAGGACATGCTGCTCATTTCACTGGTGCTGCTCCTATTCAGCGCCGGGGCCAAAATTGTCTATGTGCTTGGCTTGCGCATGGACAGCGTAACGTTTCTCAAGACGCTGAGCCTGGGCTTTCCCGTAGCCGGGGCAGTGGGGCTGGTAGCCATGGTTTTTGCTGCCAGACGTTACTGCACCATGGGCCTTCTGCTGTCTTTCTTTACCATGCTCATGTTTCAGGAAGGGTTTTACTACTTCCTTTACCAGTTCCTGGGCGGCATGCTGGCTACATGGCTTGTGACCAATGCCCAAAGTCGGCAGGACGTGGTGTGGAGCGTCATTCCCCTGACCATAGGGCAATCGCTTATCTGGCTGGGTACGGCCCTGCTTTCACAAACCGTTCCGGCGGAACTGCCCATGCAGCTTGCGGCCGTGGCCATCAACAGCCTTTTGTCGCTTATTCTGCTTTTTGCCGTCAGCCCGGTACTGGAACTCAGTTTCGGCTACAGTACACGCTTTCGTCTTATGGAGCTTATGAGCCTTGAGCAGCCTCTTATGCAGGAGCTTATGGTCACGGTTCCCGGCACCTATCACCATTCGCTGGTGGTTTCCAATATGGTGGAAGCGGGCGCAAAGGCCATCGGGGCCAACAGCCTGCTGTGCAAGGTGGCGGCCCTGTATCATGACGTGGGCAAGCTGTCCTACCCCGAATACTTCATTGAAAACCAGTTTGGCGGTCCTAACAAGCACGACAAGCTCGCGCCTTCCATGAGCGCGCTTATTTTGCTGTCGCACGTCAAAAAAGGCACGGAACTGGCCGAACGCTACAAGCTCGGACAGGACATTGCGGATATTATCAGCCAGCATCACGGCACACGGCTTATCCGCTTCTTTTACCAGAAAGCCCTCAATATGGGCGAAAAACCCAGAGAATCTGACTACAGCTATGTGGGACCGCGCCCGCAAACCAAGGAAGCCGCCATCCTCATGCTGGCCGACTCGGTAGAAGCGTCCAGCCGTACGCTTACCGACCCCACTCCGGCCCGCATCAAGAGCCATATCGATACCATCATCAAGGGTATTTTTTCGGAAGGGCAGTTGGATGAATCCGAACTGACCTTCAAGGACCTGCATTATCTCAGCGAGAATTTCCAGCGCATCCTTACAGGCATTTTTCACCAGCGCATAGCCTATCCTGACGCCAAGATACGTGACGTAGCCAAGGCTGCGGGCAGGCCCGAAGGCCGGGCAGAGGGCAAGGGGGGGCAGCCCGCCACGTCGGCAGCGGCCCCGGCGGGCCAGACGCGGCAGCATTCCCGTGCCAGCGCGGACAGCGTTGCCTCCGGCAGTCTCTCAGGTGGGCCGGTTGCGGCAGACGCGGGCAGGGTGGCGGAAGCACCGGGCGCGTTGCCTGCGGCCGCAGGGGAGCATGCGCCGGGTTTGCGTGAAGCACCTGATGCGGCTGGTATGCCTGCTGCAGAAAAACCCGCCGTGACAGATACAACGGAAGAGGACGGTCCGGTGGCCGGAATCTCCCGCAACGGGCCTTCGGGCAATGGCACGCGGTGA
- a CDS encoding rRNA maturation RNAse YbeY: MRTALHAMLTVPSAPGEAQAPEGVELYLLDDASVARANAGHLGCTGPTNILSFPGGSGSPGALLLSLDTLRRECLLYGQDPAEHAVRLLAHGMGHLRGLDHGPVMDALCERHMEAAWAALCDEEACRST, from the coding sequence ATGCGCACTGCCCTGCATGCCATGCTGACTGTGCCGTCTGCGCCGGGTGAGGCGCAGGCCCCTGAAGGGGTGGAGCTGTATCTGCTGGATGATGCGTCAGTAGCAAGGGCCAATGCCGGGCATCTCGGCTGTACGGGACCCACCAATATTCTTTCTTTTCCCGGCGGGTCCGGTTCTCCCGGCGCTCTGCTGCTTTCCCTGGATACACTGCGGCGGGAATGTCTGCTGTACGGGCAGGACCCGGCCGAACATGCCGTGCGGCTTTTGGCTCACGGTATGGGCCATTTGCGAGGCCTGGACCACGGCCCGGTTATGGATGCTCTTTGTGAGCGCCATATGGAGGCTGCCTGGGCAGCCTTGTGTGACGAAGAGGCGTGTCGGAGTACCTAA